From the Rhodothalassiaceae bacterium genome, one window contains:
- the rnhA gene encoding ribonuclease H — protein MKAASDKRTASRQRLAGPVEIFTDGSCLGNPGPGGWAALLRWRDREKVISGGEADTTNNRMELMAAIRALQALRRPARVELHTDSQYLRRGITEWLPRWQANGWRTSARKPVQNRDLWQELVAAMAPHEISWHWVKGHAGHAENTRVDRLAREAAERAARSRAAP, from the coding sequence GTGAAGGCGGCGAGCGACAAGCGAACCGCGTCCCGGCAGCGGCTTGCCGGACCGGTGGAGATCTTCACCGACGGCTCCTGCCTCGGCAATCCCGGCCCGGGCGGCTGGGCGGCGCTGCTGAGATGGCGGGATCGGGAGAAGGTGATCTCCGGCGGCGAGGCGGACACCACCAACAACCGCATGGAGCTCATGGCCGCGATCCGCGCGCTTCAGGCATTGAGAAGACCGGCGCGCGTCGAGCTCCATACCGATTCGCAGTACCTGCGCCGGGGCATCACCGAATGGCTGCCGCGCTGGCAGGCGAACGGCTGGCGCACCTCCGCACGCAAACCCGTGCAGAACCGGGACCTCTGGCAGGAACTCGTCGCGGCGATGGCCCCGCACGAAATCTCGTGGCACTGGGTCAAGGGCCATGCGGGTCATGCCGAAAACACCCGCGTCGACCGGCTGGCGCGCGAGGCGGCGGAACGGGCCGCCCGCTCCCGGGCGGCGCCCTGA
- the thiG gene encoding thiazole synthase, producing the protein MGEAMTGTRTGTISITVNGETRRVGDGMTVAALLAELGLAPEKVAIERNLAIVPRSAYASTPLEEGDRLEIVHFIGGGEAAAEIEGEDDVLEIAGRRFRSRLIVGTGKYRDFEETARAVEASGAEIVTVAVRRVNLSDPSKPMLVDYLSPARYTFLPNTAGCYTAEEAVRTLRLAREAGGYDLVKLEVLGDRKTLYPDMRETLRAAEMLIADGFKVMVYMNDDPIMAKELEEMGCVAIMPLGAPIGSGLGIQNPVNIRIIIEQAKVPVIVDAGVGTASDAVIAMELGCDGVLMNTAIAEARNPVKMAKAMRHAVIAGRAAYLAGRMPKKRYADPSSPLAGLI; encoded by the coding sequence ATGGGCGAGGCCATGACCGGGACCAGGACCGGAACCATCTCGATCACGGTGAACGGCGAGACGAGACGCGTCGGCGACGGCATGACGGTGGCGGCTCTGCTGGCCGAACTGGGCCTTGCGCCGGAGAAGGTCGCGATCGAGCGCAATCTCGCGATCGTGCCCCGGTCGGCCTATGCGTCGACGCCGCTCGAAGAGGGCGACCGGCTGGAGATCGTCCATTTCATCGGCGGCGGCGAGGCGGCCGCCGAGATCGAGGGCGAGGACGACGTGCTCGAGATCGCGGGCCGGCGCTTCCGCTCGCGGCTCATCGTCGGCACCGGCAAGTACCGGGACTTCGAGGAGACCGCGCGGGCGGTGGAGGCTTCGGGTGCCGAAATCGTCACGGTGGCCGTGCGCCGCGTCAATCTTTCCGATCCCTCGAAACCCATGCTCGTCGACTACCTCTCGCCCGCACGCTACACCTTCCTGCCCAACACCGCGGGCTGCTACACGGCGGAAGAGGCGGTCCGCACCCTGCGGCTTGCGCGCGAGGCGGGGGGATATGATCTCGTCAAGCTCGAGGTGCTGGGCGACAGAAAGACCCTCTATCCCGACATGCGCGAGACCCTGCGCGCCGCCGAGATGCTGATCGCCGACGGCTTCAAGGTCATGGTCTACATGAACGACGACCCGATCATGGCGAAAGAGCTCGAGGAGATGGGGTGTGTGGCGATCATGCCGCTGGGGGCGCCGATCGGTTCCGGGCTCGGGATCCAGAATCCCGTCAACATCCGCATCATCATCGAGCAGGCGAAGGTGCCGGTGATCGTCGATGCGGGGGTCGGCACGGCCTCGGATGCCGTGATCGCGATGGAGCTCGGCTGCGATGGCGTGCTCATGAACACCGCGATCGCCGAGGCCCGCAATCCAGTGAAGATGGCCAAGGCGATGCGGCATGCGGTGATCGCGGGGCGCGCGGCGTATCTTGCGGGCCGCATGCCCAAGAAGCGCTACGCCGACCCGTCCTCCCCGCTCGCCGGGCTGATCTGA
- the aroQ gene encoding 3-dehydroquinate dehydratase, with product MRIHVLNGPNLNLLGTREPEVYGHDSLADIESRLVAWADARHVRIDFRQSNHEGVLIDWLHEAGEEADGVILNPGGLTHTSVALLDAVLAVPVPVVEVHLSNIHAREEFRARSLTARGAAGIVAGFGALGYELAAEALLAILRAREEADVD from the coding sequence ATGCGTATCCATGTGCTCAACGGCCCCAATCTCAATCTCCTCGGCACGCGCGAGCCGGAGGTCTACGGCCACGACAGCCTCGCCGACATCGAGTCCCGGCTGGTCGCCTGGGCCGACGCGCGCCATGTGCGCATCGACTTCCGTCAGAGCAATCATGAAGGCGTGCTGATCGACTGGCTGCACGAGGCCGGCGAGGAGGCCGACGGCGTGATTCTGAACCCGGGCGGCCTCACCCACACCTCCGTCGCCCTGCTCGATGCCGTGCTGGCGGTGCCGGTGCCGGTCGTCGAGGTGCACCTGAGCAATATCCATGCGCGCGAGGAGTTCCGGGCGCGATCGCTGACGGCCCGCGGCGCGGCCGGGATCGTTGCGGGTTTCGGGGCACTGGGCTACGAGCTCGCGGCCGAGGCGCTGCTTGCGATCCTGCGGGCGCGCGAGGAGGCGGACGTCGACTGA
- the accB gene encoding acetyl-CoA carboxylase, biotin carboxyl carrier protein has protein sequence MGKDGTERDRRGMMKLSEARKFIRELAKLLSESELSEIEVEQDGMRIRIARTLTVVAEVPAQPAPAPLPQPRALEAGAAAAAAAAERAPAADAGEPDWRTHPGLVTAPMVGTAYVAPEPGAKPFVQVGDKVEEGQTLLIIEAMKVMNPIPAPRAGVVRHIFFSDAQPVEFGEPLLVIA, from the coding sequence ATGGGCAAGGACGGCACGGAACGGGACCGACGGGGCATGATGAAGCTCAGCGAGGCCAGAAAGTTCATCCGCGAACTCGCCAAACTGCTATCCGAATCCGAGCTCAGCGAAATCGAGGTCGAACAGGACGGGATGCGCATCCGCATCGCCCGCACGCTCACCGTCGTGGCGGAGGTGCCCGCTCAGCCGGCGCCGGCACCGCTGCCGCAACCCCGCGCGCTGGAGGCGGGCGCGGCAGCCGCCGCGGCGGCCGCAGAGAGGGCGCCGGCGGCGGATGCCGGCGAGCCCGACTGGCGGACGCACCCCGGCCTCGTCACCGCGCCCATGGTGGGGACCGCCTACGTGGCGCCGGAGCCGGGCGCGAAACCCTTCGTGCAGGTGGGCGACAAGGTCGAGGAAGGTCAGACCCTGCTGATCATCGAGGCGATGAAGGTGATGAACCCGATCCCCGCGCCGCGCGCGGGCGTCGTGCGCCACATCTTCTTCTCGGACGCGCAGCCCGTCGAATTCGGCGAGCCCCTGCTCGTCATCGCGTGA
- a CDS encoding acetyl-CoA carboxylase biotin carboxylase subunit, whose protein sequence is MAEIEKVLIANRGEIAVRIHRACHEMGIRTVAVHSTADAEAMHVRLADEAVCIGPPPAKDSYLNIPAIMAAAEITDADAIHPGYGFLSENAHFAEVVEEHGLIFIGPSPEHIRMMGDKIAAKRTMADLGVPTVPGSEGGIRDLDEAKRLAREIGYPVLIKAAAGGGGRGMKVVREEAGLEQAYRAARTEARAAFGDDSVYLEKFLDHPRHIEIQILADTHGNVIHLGERDCSLQRRHQKILEEAPSPVITADEREDIAGRTAEAIRKLGYRGAGTVEFLWQDGAFYFIEMNTRLQVEHPVTEMITGIDLVREQIRVARGEPLGIRQEDVVLRGHAIECRINAEDPVTFAPSPGQVTDYHPPGGLDVRVDSALFAGCRVPPYYDSLVAKLIVRGDTREEALRRLRRALEEFVIGGIKTTLPLHRRLVEEEDFRTGAYDIHWLERYLKSLQP, encoded by the coding sequence ATGGCCGAGATCGAGAAGGTTCTGATCGCGAACCGGGGCGAAATCGCGGTGCGCATCCACCGCGCCTGCCACGAGATGGGCATCCGCACGGTCGCGGTCCATTCCACCGCCGATGCGGAAGCGATGCATGTGCGCCTCGCGGACGAGGCCGTGTGCATCGGCCCGCCGCCCGCCAAGGACAGCTACCTCAACATCCCCGCGATCATGGCCGCGGCCGAGATCACGGATGCGGACGCGATCCATCCGGGCTACGGCTTCCTGTCCGAGAACGCCCATTTCGCCGAGGTCGTGGAGGAGCACGGGCTGATCTTCATCGGCCCCTCTCCCGAACACATCCGGATGATGGGCGACAAGATCGCCGCCAAGCGCACCATGGCCGATCTCGGCGTGCCGACGGTGCCGGGCTCCGAGGGCGGAATCCGCGATCTCGACGAGGCGAAGCGTCTGGCCCGCGAGATCGGCTACCCCGTGCTCATCAAGGCGGCGGCCGGCGGCGGCGGGCGCGGGATGAAGGTGGTGCGCGAGGAGGCCGGGCTCGAGCAGGCCTACCGCGCGGCGCGCACCGAGGCGCGGGCGGCCTTCGGCGATGATTCGGTCTATCTCGAAAAGTTCCTGGACCATCCGCGCCACATCGAGATCCAGATTCTCGCGGACACCCACGGCAACGTCATCCATCTCGGCGAGCGCGACTGCTCGCTCCAGCGCCGCCACCAGAAGATCCTCGAGGAGGCGCCGAGCCCCGTGATCACGGCGGACGAGCGCGAGGACATCGCGGGCCGCACCGCGGAGGCGATCAGAAAGCTCGGCTACCGCGGTGCGGGCACCGTCGAGTTCCTGTGGCAGGACGGCGCCTTCTACTTCATCGAGATGAACACGCGCCTTCAGGTCGAGCACCCGGTCACCGAGATGATCACCGGCATCGACCTCGTGCGCGAGCAGATCCGCGTCGCCCGCGGCGAGCCCCTGGGGATCCGGCAGGAGGACGTCGTCCTGCGCGGCCATGCGATCGAGTGCCGGATCAACGCGGAGGATCCCGTCACCTTCGCGCCATCGCCGGGCCAGGTGACGGACTACCACCCCCCGGGCGGGCTGGACGTGCGCGTCGATTCGGCGCTGTTCGCCGGCTGCCGGGTGCCGCCGTATTACGACAGCCTCGTCGCCAAGCTCATCGTGCGCGGCGACACCCGCGAGGAGGCGCTGCGCCGCCTGCGCCGGGCGCTGGAGGAGTTCGTGATCGGCGGCATCAAGACGACGCTGCCGCTGCACCGCCGCCTCGTGGAGGAGGAGGATTTCCGCACCGGCGCCTACGACATCCACTGGCTCGAACGCTATCTGAAGAGCCTCCAGCCCTGA
- a CDS encoding MBL fold metallo-hydrolase, giving the protein MTRTEAITAAACRETVTAIGDEPGADHRLGLRERPQGIRYPVAEPPAPAEVVRLPGGIGWVRMPLPWALDHINLYLLPEEEGPAGLRYALVDTGIRSATTRRLWRRLARRLAAAGPERLLTRVLLTHHHPDHLGLAGWFAGRYGLPLHASRTCWLYAHALWHQKGPQVPDEVIAFFRRAGFREEALEKIRRGGWGRYREGVARLPIGVHRITPDEPLDLGGTRWWPIETAGHAPGHISFYAPALGVLVSGDQLLPEISSNVSVYPGEPWGNPLAEWLVSLARLKALPADTLVLPAHNRPFAGLPHRLDRLIARHIERLAAVAALCHKEERTAREVFPALYRRRVAGMEVMMATGEAIAHLHFLEAEGVVTRRETDGVARFRAVRHFDPEPVLARLAAATEHERRHAPWATARSRTR; this is encoded by the coding sequence ATGACGCGCACGGAAGCCATCACCGCGGCGGCCTGCCGCGAGACCGTGACGGCGATCGGTGACGAACCGGGCGCCGACCACCGCCTCGGCCTGCGCGAGCGCCCGCAGGGCATCCGCTACCCGGTGGCCGAGCCGCCGGCGCCGGCGGAGGTCGTCCGGCTGCCGGGCGGGATCGGCTGGGTCCGGATGCCTCTGCCCTGGGCGCTGGACCACATCAATCTCTATCTCCTGCCCGAGGAGGAGGGGCCCGCGGGCCTGCGCTACGCGCTCGTCGATACCGGAATCCGGTCCGCCACGACGCGCCGGCTGTGGCGGCGCCTCGCCCGGCGCCTTGCGGCTGCCGGACCGGAGAGGCTGCTCACCCGCGTGCTGCTGACCCATCACCACCCGGACCATCTGGGGCTGGCCGGCTGGTTCGCCGGGCGATACGGTCTTCCGCTGCATGCGAGCCGGACATGCTGGCTTTACGCCCATGCGCTCTGGCACCAGAAGGGCCCGCAGGTCCCGGACGAGGTGATCGCCTTCTTCCGCCGGGCGGGCTTTCGCGAGGAGGCCCTGGAGAAGATCCGCCGCGGCGGCTGGGGCCGGTATCGGGAGGGAGTCGCACGCCTGCCCATCGGCGTGCACCGGATCACCCCCGACGAGCCCCTCGATCTCGGCGGCACCCGCTGGTGGCCGATCGAGACGGCAGGGCACGCGCCCGGCCACATCAGCTTCTACGCCCCCGCCCTCGGCGTGCTGGTTAGCGGGGATCAGCTGCTCCCGGAGATCAGCTCCAATGTCTCGGTCTATCCGGGCGAGCCCTGGGGCAATCCGCTCGCCGAATGGCTGGTCTCGCTCGCACGCTTGAAGGCCCTGCCGGCGGACACGCTGGTGCTGCCGGCGCACAACCGGCCGTTCGCCGGTCTCCCTCACCGCCTCGACCGCCTGATCGCGCGGCATATCGAGCGGCTGGCGGCGGTGGCCGCTCTCTGCCATAAGGAGGAGCGGACCGCGCGCGAGGTCTTCCCGGCTCTCTATCGCCGGCGGGTCGCGGGCATGGAGGTGATGATGGCCACCGGCGAGGCGATCGCCCATCTCCACTTTCTCGAGGCCGAGGGCGTGGTGACAAGGCGCGAAACGGACGGCGTCGCGCGCTTCAGGGCGGTGCGGCACTTCGATCCCGAGCCCGTGCTCGCCCGCCTCGCGGCCGCGACGGAACACGAACGGAGGCATGCGCCATGGGCAACGGCACGCTCAAGGACAAGGTGA
- a CDS encoding short chain dehydrogenase: protein MGNGTLKDKVIFVTGGSRGIGLAIAKRAARDGAKVAIAAKTAEPHPKLPGTIYTAAEEIEAAGGQALPIVCDIRFEDQVAAAIAKTVEAFGRLDILVNNASAISLTGTLETPMKRFDLMHQVNARGTFMTTKLALPHLLEADNPHVLMLSPPLSMKPHWFAPHVAYTMAKYGMSMCVLGMAEEFRGRVAFNALWPRTAIATAAVANLLGGEEMVRRSRKPEIVADAAHWILTRPAREVTGNFFIDEQVLRRAGVTDFDAYAVEPGRELVPDLFVDPD, encoded by the coding sequence ATGGGCAACGGCACGCTCAAGGACAAGGTGATCTTCGTGACCGGCGGCAGCCGCGGCATCGGCCTTGCGATCGCGAAACGCGCGGCGCGCGACGGCGCGAAGGTGGCGATCGCGGCCAAGACCGCCGAACCTCATCCGAAGCTGCCGGGCACCATCTACACGGCGGCCGAAGAGATCGAGGCGGCGGGCGGCCAGGCGCTTCCCATCGTCTGCGACATCCGCTTCGAGGATCAGGTCGCCGCCGCGATCGCCAAGACCGTGGAAGCCTTCGGGCGTCTCGACATCCTCGTCAACAACGCGAGCGCGATCTCGCTCACCGGCACGCTCGAAACACCCATGAAGCGCTTCGACCTCATGCATCAGGTCAACGCCCGCGGCACCTTCATGACGACGAAGCTGGCGCTGCCGCATCTGCTTGAGGCGGACAACCCGCACGTGCTGATGCTGTCTCCGCCCCTGTCGATGAAGCCGCACTGGTTCGCCCCGCATGTCGCCTATACGATGGCCAAATACGGCATGAGCATGTGCGTGCTGGGCATGGCCGAGGAGTTCCGCGGCCGGGTCGCCTTCAATGCGCTCTGGCCGCGCACGGCGATCGCGACCGCGGCGGTCGCCAATCTTCTCGGCGGCGAGGAGATGGTGCGCCGCTCGCGCAAGCCGGAGATCGTGGCGGATGCGGCCCACTGGATCCTCACCCGGCCCGCGCGCGAGGTGACAGGCAACTTCTTCATCGACGAGCAGGTGCTGCGGCGCGCGGGGGTGACCGACTTCGACGCCTATGCGGTCGAGCCGGGGCGGGAACTGGTTCCGGATCTCTTCGTCGATCCGGATTGA
- a CDS encoding hypothetical protein (possible pseudo, frameshifted), translated as MLQYTGGTTGRPKGAMLTHANLTINAQQNRDFAPTARPGFEVMFGALPLFHVYAMTIVMNTATLLGAEIALLPKFELKPALKLIERRKVTILPGVPTMFAAMLESPLARRTDLSSVRLCLSGGAPMPAELKRRFEEYIPGLTINEGYGLTEASPSVSSNPTTGGGKPGSIGVPLPATDIAIADLDDPRRFLPLGDTGEILVRGPQVMKGYWNAPEETAAAIVDGWLRTGDVGYMDEDGYSFIVDRAKDLILVGGFNVYPRVIEEALYRHPAVAEAAVIGVPDPRLGEVPKAFVVLRDGHGLTEDELKAFLKEHVGKHEMPRLIEFRDELPKTPVGKIWRRALAEEEGRR; from the coding sequence GTGCTGCAATACACCGGCGGCACCACGGGCCGGCCCAAGGGCGCGATGCTCACCCACGCCAATCTCACGATCAACGCCCAGCAGAACCGGGACTTCGCGCCGACCGCGCGACCCGGCTTCGAGGTCATGTTCGGCGCCCTGCCGCTGTTCCACGTCTACGCGATGACCATCGTCATGAACACGGCGACCCTGCTCGGTGCCGAGATTGCGCTGCTGCCCAAGTTCGAACTGAAGCCCGCGCTCAAGCTCATCGAGCGGCGCAAGGTCACGATCCTGCCCGGTGTCCCGACGATGTTCGCGGCGATGCTGGAATCTCCGCTCGCGCGGCGCACGGACCTGTCGAGCGTGCGGCTGTGCCTGTCCGGGGGCGCGCCGATGCCGGCCGAGCTGAAGCGCCGCTTCGAGGAATACATCCCGGGGCTTACCATTAACGAGGGCTACGGGCTGACCGAGGCCTCGCCCAGCGTCTCGTCCAACCCCACCACCGGCGGCGGCAAGCCGGGGTCCATCGGCGTGCCGCTGCCGGCCACCGACATCGCCATCGCCGATCTCGACGATCCCCGTCGCTTCCTGCCCCTCGGGGACACCGGAGAGATTCTCGTGCGCGGCCCGCAGGTGATGAAGGGCTACTGGAACGCGCCGGAGGAGACGGCGGCGGCGATCGTGGACGGCTGGCTCAGGACCGGCGACGTCGGCTACATGGACGAGGACGGCTACAGCTTCATCGTCGATCGCGCAAAGGACCTCATCCTCGTCGGCGGCTTCAACGTCTACCCGCGGGTGATCGAGGAGGCGCTCTACCGCCACCCCGCCGTCGCGGAGGCCGCCGTCATCGGCGTGCCGGACCCGCGTCTCGGCGAGGTTCCGAAGGCCTTCGTCGTCCTGCGCGACGGCCACGGCCTGACGGAAGACGAGCTCAAGGCCTTCCTCAAGGAGCATGTGGGCAAGCACGAGATGCCGCGGTTGATCGAATTCCGCGACGAGCTGCCGAAGACGCCGGTCGGCAAAATCTGGCGCCGGGCCCTTGCCGAGGAGGAGGGCCGCCGCTAG
- the xseB gene encoding exodeoxyribonuclease 7 small subunit, which produces MAQDDRAADGQPPADIAGMPFEKALAELERIVGELERGEVGLEESIALYERGAALKRHCEEKLRQAELRIQKITQLANGDVRLEDADREFGAASSGGDAS; this is translated from the coding sequence ATGGCGCAGGATGATCGCGCGGCAGACGGCCAGCCGCCCGCCGACATCGCCGGAATGCCGTTCGAGAAGGCGCTGGCCGAGCTCGAGCGCATCGTCGGCGAGCTGGAGCGCGGCGAGGTGGGACTCGAGGAATCCATCGCCCTCTACGAGCGGGGCGCGGCCCTCAAGCGCCACTGCGAGGAAAAGCTCAGGCAGGCGGAGCTGCGCATCCAGAAGATCACGCAGCTCGCCAATGGTGACGTGCGGCTCGAGGACGCGGACCGCGAGTTCGGCGCCGCCAGCTCGGGCGGTGACGCCTCCTGA
- a CDS encoding hypothetical protein (possible pseudo, frameshifted), translating into MHKAYDEATAILAGDALLTFAFEILADEATHGDAHVRAELVRVISRAAGHRGMVGGQMIDLIAEHRQLDEARVTRLQRMKTGALIEASVLAGAILGKAAPTLMHHLKTYARAVGLAFQIADDLLDRTATTEELGKAAGKDREAGKATLVDILGPERAHAHASAMVEQAVEALNVFDTGKTRFLRELARYTLERRH; encoded by the coding sequence GTGCACAAGGCCTATGACGAGGCGACCGCGATCCTCGCCGGCGACGCCCTGCTCACCTTCGCCTTCGAGATCCTCGCTGACGAGGCGACCCATGGCGATGCGCATGTGCGCGCGGAGCTCGTGCGCGTGATCTCGCGGGCGGCCGGCCATCGCGGCATGGTGGGCGGGCAGATGATCGATCTGATCGCCGAGCACAGGCAGCTGGACGAGGCCCGCGTCACGCGCCTCCAGCGCATGAAGACCGGCGCGCTGATCGAAGCCTCCGTGCTTGCCGGCGCGATCCTCGGCAAGGCCGCCCCAACGCTCATGCATCACCTCAAGACCTACGCGCGCGCGGTCGGCCTCGCCTTCCAGATCGCCGACGACCTTCTCGACCGCACGGCCACCACCGAGGAGCTCGGCAAGGCCGCCGGCAAGGACCGCGAGGCGGGCAAGGCGACGCTTGTCGACATCCTGGGCCCCGAGCGCGCCCATGCCCACGCCAGCGCCATGGTCGAGCAGGCGGTGGAGGCCCTCAACGTCTTCGACACCGGCAAGACGCGCTTTCTGCGCGAGCTCGCCCGCTACACGCTCGAGCGGCGCCATTGA